In the genome of Myxococcus stipitatus, one region contains:
- a CDS encoding TldD/PmbA family protein: MDYQKLAKRIVQRATKKGALQAEAFLEVGRQSTVRVREGQIEDLTQSTSKGVGLRVIVKGRLGFAFTSDFEASGLERLVDQALKLAEAAAPSKLNGLPGAKELGRLGDTGALYDPAVANLPGDWKVKAALEVEKAARAEDSRVATFNAVGAGDFVSEVYVASSEGMSGGYSGTYVYLYALPVASADGQLQKGYWVDYKRFLDDLESPESIGREATRRAVRMLGARRVKTQQVPVLFDPLVAASFVSGVARAANGNAVHQQASMFAALQGQRLAGEHVTLVDNGLLPRGLATAPFDGEGVPTRRTPILDRGVLTHFLYDAFTARKAKARPTGNAKRGYNALPSIGTSNLYLEPGQKPPEELIREVDRGFYVTSLLGHGANPVTGELSAGANGLWIENGELTHAVQEVTVAGNVLKMLQDLDGVGNDLQFRGGAAGAPTVRFRGLTLSGE; the protein is encoded by the coding sequence ATGGACTACCAAAAGCTCGCGAAGCGAATCGTCCAGCGCGCCACGAAGAAGGGCGCCCTCCAGGCGGAGGCCTTCCTGGAGGTGGGCCGCCAGAGCACGGTGCGCGTGCGCGAAGGGCAGATCGAGGACCTCACCCAGTCCACGTCCAAGGGCGTGGGCCTGCGCGTCATCGTGAAGGGCCGGCTGGGCTTCGCCTTCACGTCGGACTTCGAGGCCTCGGGCCTGGAGCGCCTCGTCGACCAGGCGCTGAAGCTGGCCGAGGCCGCCGCGCCCAGCAAGCTCAACGGCCTGCCCGGCGCGAAGGAGCTGGGCCGCCTGGGCGACACCGGCGCGCTGTATGACCCGGCGGTGGCGAACCTCCCCGGCGACTGGAAGGTGAAGGCCGCGCTGGAGGTGGAGAAGGCGGCCCGGGCGGAGGACTCGCGCGTGGCCACCTTCAACGCGGTGGGCGCCGGGGACTTCGTCTCCGAGGTGTACGTCGCCTCCTCGGAAGGGATGTCCGGGGGCTACTCGGGCACGTACGTGTACCTGTACGCACTGCCGGTGGCCTCCGCGGATGGCCAGCTCCAGAAGGGCTATTGGGTCGACTACAAGCGCTTCCTCGACGACCTGGAGTCACCGGAGTCCATCGGCCGGGAGGCCACGCGGCGTGCGGTGCGCATGCTGGGGGCCCGGCGCGTGAAGACGCAGCAGGTGCCGGTGCTGTTCGACCCGCTCGTCGCCGCGTCCTTCGTGTCGGGTGTGGCCAGGGCGGCCAACGGCAACGCCGTGCACCAGCAGGCCAGCATGTTCGCCGCGCTCCAGGGACAGCGGCTCGCCGGAGAGCACGTCACGCTGGTGGACAACGGCCTGCTGCCCCGAGGACTCGCCACCGCGCCGTTCGATGGCGAGGGCGTGCCCACCCGACGCACGCCCATCCTCGACCGGGGGGTGCTCACCCACTTCCTCTACGACGCGTTCACCGCTCGCAAGGCGAAGGCGCGCCCCACCGGCAACGCCAAGCGCGGCTACAACGCGCTGCCCTCCATCGGCACCAGCAACCTGTACCTGGAGCCCGGCCAGAAGCCCCCCGAGGAGCTCATCCGCGAGGTGGACCGGGGCTTCTACGTCACGTCGCTCTTGGGCCACGGCGCGAACCCCGTCACCGGAGAGCTGTCCGCGGGCGCCAACGGCCTGTGGATTGAAAACGGCGAGCTGACGCACGCGGTGCAGGAAGTCACCGTCGCGGGCAACGTCTTGAAGATGCTCCAGGACCTGGACGGCGTGGGCAACGACCTGCAGTTCCGAGGAGGCGCGGCGGGGGCGCCGACTGTCCGCTTCCGAGGTCTCACGCTCTCCGGGGAGTAG
- a CDS encoding TldD/PmbA family protein codes for MPRASAPPRRAPPSQLAPLAARRPVPAPLLPQGLLERLLAVAMERGGDFAEVYVERTQSTHVVLEESRIKSAQTGLVQGVGVRVISGAKVGYAFSDDWDEPALLRAASTAAMIAQSTGAERAFPVSRVAVPSHYHVPTPLSDVEVALKASLLTRADKAARAFDARVAQVNAAYVDQTRRIAVANTEGRYTEDTQDLCRLSVHVVAQGRKNERRTGMYGGGGRVPFTHWETFPPEEVAREAARQAVATLGAVDCAAGPQTVVLAPGWSGILLHEAVGHGLEADFIRKGTSLFAGKLGEKVASELVTVIDDGTVSSGRGSINIDDEGTPGERKVLIENGVLKGYLYDNLNAKLMGQRSTGSGRRESFRHLPIPRMTNTFLAPGNHHPEDILKEVKRGLYCATFGGGQVDISNGNFVFEVSEAYQIEDGKLGRPVKNATLIGVGPEALKNVSRVGCDPRPDPGMGVCGKNGQSMPVGVGLPTVRIDNVTVGGTQVG; via the coding sequence ATGCCCCGAGCGTCCGCGCCGCCCCGGCGCGCCCCCCCGTCCCAACTGGCCCCCCTGGCGGCCCGGAGGCCCGTGCCCGCGCCCCTGCTGCCCCAGGGGCTCCTGGAGCGGCTGCTCGCCGTGGCCATGGAGCGAGGGGGAGACTTCGCGGAGGTCTACGTGGAGCGCACCCAGAGCACCCATGTGGTGCTCGAGGAGTCGCGCATCAAGAGCGCCCAGACGGGCCTGGTGCAGGGCGTGGGCGTGCGGGTCATCTCCGGAGCCAAGGTGGGCTACGCCTTCTCCGACGACTGGGACGAGCCCGCGCTCCTGAGGGCGGCCTCCACGGCGGCCATGATTGCCCAGTCCACGGGCGCCGAGCGGGCCTTCCCGGTCTCCCGCGTCGCGGTGCCCAGCCACTACCACGTCCCCACCCCGCTCTCGGACGTGGAGGTGGCGCTCAAGGCGTCCCTGCTGACCCGCGCGGACAAGGCCGCCCGGGCCTTCGACGCGCGGGTGGCCCAGGTCAACGCCGCGTATGTCGACCAGACCCGCCGCATCGCCGTGGCCAACACGGAGGGGCGCTACACCGAGGACACCCAGGACCTGTGCCGTCTGTCGGTGCACGTGGTGGCCCAGGGCAGAAAGAACGAGCGGCGCACGGGCATGTACGGCGGAGGAGGCCGGGTGCCCTTCACCCACTGGGAGACCTTCCCGCCCGAGGAGGTGGCGCGCGAGGCGGCCCGGCAGGCGGTGGCCACGCTGGGCGCGGTGGACTGCGCGGCGGGCCCCCAGACGGTGGTGCTGGCGCCGGGCTGGAGCGGCATCCTGCTGCACGAGGCGGTGGGCCACGGGCTCGAAGCGGACTTCATCCGCAAGGGGACGTCGCTGTTCGCGGGCAAGCTGGGGGAGAAGGTCGCCTCCGAGCTCGTCACCGTCATCGACGACGGCACGGTGTCCAGCGGCCGAGGCTCCATCAACATCGACGACGAGGGCACGCCCGGCGAGCGCAAGGTGCTCATCGAGAACGGCGTGCTCAAGGGCTATCTCTACGACAACCTCAACGCGAAGCTGATGGGCCAGCGCTCCACCGGCAGCGGCCGGCGGGAGTCCTTCCGCCACCTGCCCATCCCGCGCATGACGAACACCTTCCTCGCGCCGGGCAACCACCATCCGGAGGACATCCTCAAGGAGGTGAAGCGCGGGCTGTACTGCGCCACGTTCGGCGGCGGGCAGGTGGACATCAGCAACGGCAACTTCGTCTTCGAGGTGAGCGAGGCGTACCAGATTGAAGACGGCAAGCTGGGCCGTCCGGTGAAGAACGCCACGCTCATCGGCGTGGGGCCGGAGGCCCTCAAGAACGTGTCCCGCGTGGGATGCGACCCTCGGCCGGACCCGGGCATGGGCGTCTGTGGAAAGAACGGGCAGTCGATGCCGGTGGGCGTGGGGCTTCCCACGGTCCGCATCGACAACGTCACCGTCGGCGGAACCCAGGTCGGCTGA
- a CDS encoding FHA domain-containing protein, translating to MPARPPSSSRSGAGRSGGNGGADSPSAKSSPRGRPPREASSSDEDFAAPASGDDASDGPANPELYGDALPPRSRADETRVGAIPESREDEPRREDDDDNSEATRAGPPVQMLVLAGPDRGRKKRFQGVRMVVGRGKDCDFVLDDQSVSRRHLELVYSQNGVAMRDLGSISGTQVNDQRVDECILKHGDEIAMGKTRLRFVDEAEQIKELRVQAEAREAEEKREREEASKEREEARKAASSARGSDVDPNDPRLNEATNANYRIPDQLQAKNKESKGKGAIAIPRTRPPPRAAAAEGNSKVKLLIGVGGAVVVLLMLGLLLIPSKPPPPPPPDPNIERAKLLMQKARESMRADDYPAALGFLEEAEKLRPGVDEEGLGKAVAKEVEVRKVFQSARELMDAQNFDEARKVLEGAPQGTAKSDDVRRKLEAELEEKATAFHVAKMEEAFTARDPDAVRALLDRMPDVSKPAYSQRLQDLIAELAKESADDARRARAGRARAEELAKEERKRFIEEAFTDVERRFNGGDYQRAVLECDRVVEKYKADKDVKDRSRQLKTLIPQFQRTLDDAQKKLASNALESASKPLRRAAELYRQIGFQGSLGRTIDEQLASAALAAGQGALKKGDLAVAGSNFREALRLNPGDRRARDGLDELQKKVEELYMRAYIERDRDPSAAAMKFKIVIETAPEGSDTKRKAEMFLSELQP from the coding sequence ATGCCTGCTCGTCCTCCATCCTCCTCCCGTTCTGGTGCCGGCCGTTCTGGCGGCAATGGGGGGGCGGACTCTCCATCGGCGAAGTCCTCGCCCCGGGGCCGCCCGCCGCGCGAGGCCTCCTCGTCCGACGAGGATTTCGCCGCGCCCGCCTCCGGGGATGACGCCTCTGACGGTCCCGCGAACCCCGAGCTCTACGGGGACGCTTTGCCCCCCCGCTCGCGCGCGGATGAGACGCGCGTGGGCGCCATCCCGGAATCCCGCGAGGACGAGCCTCGCCGGGAGGACGACGACGACAACTCCGAGGCGACGCGGGCCGGGCCTCCCGTGCAGATGCTGGTGCTGGCGGGGCCGGACCGGGGGCGCAAGAAGCGCTTCCAGGGCGTGCGGATGGTCGTGGGGCGCGGCAAGGACTGCGACTTCGTGCTGGACGACCAGTCCGTGTCGCGCCGGCACCTGGAGCTCGTCTACAGCCAGAACGGCGTGGCGATGCGGGACCTGGGGAGCATCTCCGGCACCCAGGTGAATGACCAGCGCGTGGACGAGTGCATCCTGAAGCACGGGGATGAAATCGCCATGGGCAAGACGCGGCTGCGCTTCGTGGACGAGGCGGAGCAGATCAAGGAGCTGCGCGTCCAGGCGGAGGCCCGCGAGGCCGAGGAGAAGCGCGAGCGCGAGGAGGCGTCCAAGGAGCGTGAGGAGGCCCGCAAGGCGGCGAGCTCCGCGCGGGGCTCGGACGTGGACCCGAACGACCCGCGCCTCAACGAGGCCACCAACGCCAACTACCGGATTCCCGACCAGCTCCAGGCGAAGAACAAGGAGAGCAAGGGCAAGGGCGCCATCGCCATTCCCCGCACGCGTCCGCCTCCCAGGGCCGCGGCGGCGGAGGGCAACTCGAAGGTGAAGCTGCTCATCGGCGTGGGCGGCGCCGTGGTGGTGCTGCTCATGCTGGGGCTCCTGCTCATCCCCTCGAAGCCGCCACCGCCCCCGCCGCCGGACCCGAACATCGAGCGGGCGAAGCTGCTGATGCAGAAGGCGCGCGAGTCGATGCGCGCGGACGACTACCCGGCGGCGCTGGGCTTCCTCGAGGAGGCGGAGAAGCTGCGGCCGGGCGTGGACGAGGAGGGGCTGGGCAAGGCGGTGGCGAAGGAGGTGGAGGTCCGCAAGGTCTTCCAGTCCGCTCGCGAGCTGATGGACGCGCAGAACTTCGACGAGGCCCGGAAGGTCCTCGAGGGCGCGCCGCAGGGCACGGCGAAGTCGGACGACGTGCGGCGCAAGCTGGAGGCGGAGCTGGAGGAGAAGGCCACGGCGTTCCACGTCGCGAAGATGGAGGAGGCGTTCACGGCGAGAGACCCGGACGCGGTGCGCGCGCTGCTGGACCGGATGCCGGACGTCAGCAAGCCCGCCTATTCGCAGCGGCTCCAGGACTTGATCGCCGAGCTGGCCAAGGAGTCCGCGGACGACGCGCGCCGGGCCCGGGCGGGACGCGCGCGGGCGGAGGAGCTCGCGAAGGAGGAGCGCAAGCGCTTCATCGAGGAGGCCTTCACGGACGTGGAGCGGCGCTTCAACGGCGGCGACTACCAGCGCGCGGTGCTGGAGTGCGACCGCGTGGTGGAGAAGTACAAGGCGGACAAGGACGTGAAGGACCGCTCGCGGCAGCTCAAGACGCTCATCCCCCAGTTCCAGCGCACGCTGGATGACGCGCAGAAGAAGCTCGCGTCCAACGCGCTGGAGTCCGCGTCGAAGCCCCTGCGCCGCGCCGCGGAGCTGTACCGGCAGATCGGCTTCCAGGGCTCGCTGGGGCGCACCATCGACGAGCAGCTCGCGTCGGCGGCGCTGGCGGCGGGGCAGGGGGCCTTGAAGAAGGGCGACCTGGCCGTCGCGGGCTCCAACTTCCGCGAGGCCCTGCGGCTCAACCCCGGAGACCGCCGCGCGCGCGACGGCCTGGACGAGCTGCAGAAGAAGGTGGAGGAGCTCTACATGCGCGCCTATATCGAGCGCGACAGGGACCCGTCCGCCGCCGCGATGAAGTTCAAGATTGTCATCGAGACAGCGCCCGAGGGCTCGGATACGAAGCGCAAGGCGGAGATGTTCCTGAGCGAGCTGCAGCCGTGA
- a CDS encoding cyclic nucleotide-binding domain-containing protein codes for MSESSLRELGMDLLEERQFERALAVFAEAVRRVPADHRSRMLAARCLAELGERERAVTSYHACAEGLLRRDYLLSAMAACKLALDLSPNERRLRDTLIRVHSRAVRSAPGRAAVPPPLPPETLYDGKVDTDLMGLVGEELSNRAIEVLAAPDPGGSADPNSRPPLPLFADLDRDAFIDLVGRMNWRRVRPEEVVSREGEPADHLCVLVAGKAEVTRQMDGEARTLGFLGGGSIFGEIALLTGAPPTATVAAVSDTEVFEIRREHLNAMAKLYPAVPQVLADFAQQRMARNLMATSPMFQALPESERGALLQRFTFRALQGNEKVLVEGEHSPGLFIVLAGELVVQKEDPAGGTVTLGVLREGEVAGEISLLTGLRATATVVVTRKTAAAFLERNAFHELVRSFPHIRTYLEQLSDRRLKQIGEALRPAEIIDADELVLEPEAA; via the coding sequence ATGAGCGAGTCGTCGCTGCGTGAACTCGGGATGGACCTCCTCGAGGAGCGTCAGTTCGAGCGGGCCCTTGCCGTGTTCGCGGAGGCGGTGCGCCGGGTCCCGGCGGACCACCGCTCGCGGATGCTGGCCGCCCGGTGTCTGGCGGAGCTGGGCGAGCGCGAGCGCGCCGTCACGTCGTACCACGCGTGCGCCGAGGGGCTCCTGCGCCGCGACTACCTCCTGTCCGCCATGGCCGCGTGCAAGCTGGCCCTGGACCTGTCGCCCAACGAGCGGCGCCTGCGCGACACGCTCATCCGCGTCCACTCGCGCGCGGTGCGCAGCGCGCCGGGCCGCGCTGCCGTGCCCCCGCCGCTGCCGCCGGAGACGCTGTACGACGGCAAGGTGGACACGGACCTGATGGGGCTCGTCGGCGAGGAGCTGTCCAACCGCGCCATCGAGGTGCTGGCCGCGCCGGACCCGGGCGGCTCCGCGGACCCCAACAGCCGGCCTCCGCTGCCGCTGTTCGCGGACCTGGACCGCGACGCGTTCATCGACCTGGTGGGCCGGATGAACTGGCGCCGGGTGCGGCCGGAGGAAGTGGTGAGCCGCGAGGGCGAGCCCGCCGACCACCTGTGCGTGCTCGTCGCGGGCAAGGCGGAAGTGACGCGGCAGATGGACGGCGAGGCCAGGACGCTGGGTTTCCTGGGCGGCGGCTCCATCTTCGGTGAGATTGCCCTGCTGACGGGCGCGCCGCCGACGGCCACGGTCGCCGCGGTGTCCGACACGGAGGTCTTCGAGATCCGCCGCGAGCACCTCAACGCGATGGCGAAGCTCTACCCCGCGGTGCCGCAGGTGCTGGCGGACTTCGCGCAGCAGCGCATGGCGCGCAACCTGATGGCCACCTCGCCCATGTTCCAGGCGCTGCCGGAGTCGGAGCGGGGCGCGCTGCTCCAGCGCTTCACCTTCCGCGCGCTGCAGGGCAACGAGAAGGTGCTGGTGGAGGGTGAGCACTCGCCGGGCCTGTTCATCGTGCTGGCCGGAGAGCTGGTGGTGCAGAAGGAGGACCCGGCGGGCGGCACCGTGACGCTGGGCGTGCTGCGCGAGGGCGAGGTCGCGGGTGAAATCTCCCTGCTGACGGGCCTGCGCGCCACGGCCACCGTCGTCGTGACGCGCAAGACGGCGGCGGCCTTCCTGGAGCGCAACGCGTTCCACGAGCTGGTCCGCTCCTTCCCGCACATCCGGACGTACCTGGAGCAGCTGTCGGACCGGCGGCTGAAGCAGATTGGCGAGGCCCTGCGGCCCGCCGAAATCATCGACGCGGACGAGCTGGTGCTCGAGCCCGAGGCGGCGTGA
- a CDS encoding tetratricopeptide repeat protein yields the protein MNTEGQTDWKRREGWKSALAQVVAVAVLLAGAVTWFVHRGTVRKQTEEHLRAARAAASRGNPADLARAMAELDTLFQVDDGARDAQALAADLQTVLWLDHHQPGADAKAREHLSRAEQLDSRSGERFATRALHLLAEGKTAEAEKFLGELQAQGASSPRLTLAMALTLQAKGDLPAARQAFARAAENAYRDPRFSSAYGLALLDEGQHDQAVEAFEKALQANPDHLLAKLNMGLAQVYQGRKLEEAQRALDAASQKQAELTPVLRSRMGTLKAELALTRGAADQALQDADSALKAVPDDVYALFARARALATRKDTQARAAFEAALARRRTAPLLYLDGARSLQASGDNASALALLDAYEGAFGNIQVATADGKKVRLLEQDGRYWLARGGLLEAAGRQDDALGAYDKAIAAKGVGLARAQYAKGALLVVRKDYENAKVLLATVAPDTGAGTLPEAYSAMGDLLFAQSAYAAGCQHYYFGLVRARAQGTPREELAARIDTVKKGLESAGQGAMAKAWVTETNTLLQ from the coding sequence ATGAACACGGAAGGTCAAACCGACTGGAAGCGCCGCGAGGGCTGGAAGAGCGCGCTGGCGCAGGTGGTGGCGGTGGCCGTGCTGCTCGCCGGCGCCGTCACCTGGTTCGTCCACCGAGGCACGGTGCGAAAGCAGACAGAAGAGCACCTGCGCGCCGCTCGCGCCGCGGCCTCTCGCGGCAACCCCGCGGACCTGGCCCGCGCGATGGCGGAGCTGGACACCTTGTTCCAGGTGGATGACGGGGCCCGCGATGCCCAGGCCCTGGCCGCGGACCTCCAGACGGTGCTGTGGTTGGACCACCACCAGCCCGGCGCGGACGCCAAGGCGCGCGAGCACCTGTCCCGCGCCGAACAGCTCGACTCCCGCTCCGGCGAGCGCTTCGCCACGCGCGCGCTCCACCTGCTCGCGGAGGGCAAGACGGCCGAGGCGGAGAAGTTCCTCGGGGAGCTCCAGGCCCAGGGCGCCAGCAGCCCTCGGCTCACCCTGGCCATGGCCCTGACGCTCCAGGCGAAGGGCGACCTCCCCGCCGCGCGCCAGGCCTTCGCCCGCGCCGCGGAGAACGCCTACCGGGACCCTCGCTTCTCCAGCGCGTACGGACTGGCCCTCCTCGACGAGGGGCAGCATGACCAGGCGGTGGAGGCCTTCGAGAAGGCCCTCCAGGCCAACCCGGACCACCTGCTCGCGAAGCTCAACATGGGGCTTGCCCAGGTGTACCAGGGCAGGAAGCTGGAGGAGGCCCAGCGCGCCCTCGACGCCGCGAGCCAGAAGCAGGCGGAGCTGACGCCCGTGCTGCGCTCGCGCATGGGCACCTTGAAGGCGGAGCTGGCGCTGACGCGAGGCGCGGCGGACCAGGCGCTCCAGGACGCGGACTCCGCGCTGAAGGCCGTGCCGGATGACGTCTACGCGCTCTTCGCCCGGGCGCGCGCCCTGGCCACCCGGAAGGACACCCAGGCCCGCGCCGCGTTCGAGGCCGCGCTGGCCCGGCGCCGCACCGCGCCCCTGCTCTACCTGGACGGCGCGCGCAGCCTCCAGGCCTCGGGCGACAACGCGAGCGCGCTGGCACTGCTGGATGCCTACGAAGGGGCCTTCGGCAACATCCAGGTCGCGACGGCCGATGGAAAGAAGGTCCGCCTCCTGGAGCAGGACGGGCGCTACTGGCTGGCGCGGGGCGGACTGCTCGAGGCCGCGGGGCGGCAGGACGACGCGCTGGGCGCCTACGACAAGGCCATCGCGGCCAAGGGCGTGGGGCTGGCGCGGGCGCAGTACGCCAAGGGCGCGCTGCTGGTGGTGCGCAAGGACTACGAGAACGCGAAGGTGCTGCTGGCCACGGTGGCCCCGGACACCGGCGCGGGGACGCTGCCGGAGGCCTACTCCGCCATGGGCGACCTGCTCTTCGCGCAGAGCGCGTACGCGGCCGGCTGCCAGCACTACTACTTCGGCCTGGTGCGCGCCCGGGCCCAGGGCACACCGCGCGAGGAGCTGGCGGCGCGCATCGACACCGTGAAGAAGGGCCTGGAGTCCGCGGGCCAGGGCGCGATGGCCAAGGCCTGGGTCACCGAGACCAACACGCTGCTACAGTGA
- a CDS encoding homoserine kinase — translation MAVHTALSPEVFTRIADTFGLGSVRGVTPIPQGSINTNHRVETDSGRYFVRHTTVRSADDLRFESALLNHLAAHHFPSPVLLTTRDGATFVEMEGGRVSVFHWLSGEEKRHPGLTAEHLERLGTELGKLHRDTQSFTGSRGNPYSPDVVSGWLVELARHPDATLSGLAGELDDALATAESRRQGLEPLGVIHADLFTDNVKWLGDSVGAFFDFEMACREAYGLDLVITLNAWCFDQGQYLPELCRALVRGYQDIRPLAPVERANLFGHALFGAVRFTSSRIRDYHLSPLPADKLVRKDYRTYLARTRALTAMGPEGYAALLGL, via the coding sequence ATGGCAGTTCACACGGCGCTGTCCCCCGAGGTCTTCACCCGCATCGCCGACACCTTCGGGTTGGGGAGTGTGCGCGGGGTGACGCCCATCCCCCAGGGCTCCATCAACACCAACCACCGGGTGGAGACGGACAGCGGCCGCTACTTCGTTCGCCACACGACGGTGCGCTCCGCGGACGACCTGCGCTTCGAGTCCGCGCTGCTCAACCACCTGGCCGCGCACCACTTCCCCTCGCCGGTGCTGCTGACGACGCGCGACGGGGCGACCTTCGTGGAGATGGAGGGAGGCCGCGTCAGCGTCTTCCACTGGCTGTCGGGCGAGGAGAAGCGCCACCCGGGCCTCACCGCGGAGCACCTGGAGCGGCTGGGCACGGAGCTGGGCAAGCTGCACCGCGACACGCAGTCCTTCACGGGCTCGCGCGGCAATCCCTACTCACCGGACGTCGTGAGCGGCTGGCTGGTGGAGCTCGCCCGTCACCCCGATGCGACGCTGTCCGGGCTCGCCGGAGAGCTGGATGACGCGCTCGCCACGGCGGAGTCCCGGCGCCAGGGACTGGAGCCGCTGGGCGTCATCCACGCGGACCTCTTCACCGACAACGTGAAGTGGCTGGGTGACAGCGTGGGCGCGTTCTTCGACTTCGAGATGGCCTGCCGCGAGGCCTATGGCCTGGACCTGGTCATCACCTTGAACGCGTGGTGCTTCGACCAGGGGCAGTACCTGCCGGAGCTGTGCCGGGCGCTGGTGCGCGGCTACCAGGACATCCGGCCCCTGGCCCCCGTGGAGCGGGCCAACCTCTTCGGCCACGCGCTCTTCGGTGCGGTGCGCTTCACGTCCAGCCGCATTCGCGACTACCACCTGTCGCCGCTGCCGGCCGACAAGCTGGTGCGCAAGGACTACCGCACGTACCTGGCCCGGACGCGCGCGCTGACGGCGATGGGGCCGGAGGGCTACGCGGCGCTGCTCGGGCTGTGA
- a CDS encoding nuclear transport factor 2 family protein, which yields MLIRFLAVCALSLLAACASKRIPGTDIDDNSDTRAILAVMEKYRSAVEARDAQAIQSLVSNDFHEDAGTPNEPEDDLTAANLGPYLATLFQQLQSPKVELDVRRIQIGKEVATAIYYWKVNWRMPGLNPRPQREAELEQMVFRREGDTWKILTGI from the coding sequence ATGCTCATCCGCTTCCTCGCTGTTTGCGCCCTGTCCCTGTTGGCCGCCTGCGCTTCGAAGCGCATCCCCGGTACCGACATCGACGACAACTCCGACACGCGCGCCATTTTGGCAGTGATGGAGAAGTATCGGTCTGCCGTTGAGGCACGCGACGCGCAGGCCATCCAGTCCCTGGTGTCCAACGACTTCCACGAGGACGCGGGCACGCCCAACGAGCCCGAGGACGACCTCACCGCGGCGAACCTGGGCCCGTACCTGGCGACGCTCTTCCAGCAGCTCCAGTCGCCCAAGGTGGAGCTGGACGTGCGCCGCATCCAGATCGGCAAGGAGGTGGCCACGGCCATCTACTACTGGAAGGTGAACTGGCGCATGCCCGGCCTCAACCCCCGCCCGCAGCGGGAGGCGGAGCTGGAGCAGATGGTGTTCCGCCGCGAAGGGGACACCTGGAAGATCCTCACCGGAATCTAG
- the plpQ gene encoding motility regulator PlpA, with the protein MSEQKPGPEHRQHGRAPIELKVDYKKLNSFFADYTKNISKGGTFIKTKKPLPIGTRFLFKLTVPHREAPFELLGEVVWSKADGDEPGMGIRFIYSSDAQRVEFETVVERLMSDSLGPELTEKLLNKPLHPQHP; encoded by the coding sequence ATGTCCGAACAGAAGCCAGGTCCCGAGCACCGCCAGCACGGGCGCGCGCCCATCGAGCTGAAGGTCGACTACAAGAAGCTCAACTCGTTCTTCGCCGACTACACGAAGAACATCAGCAAGGGGGGCACCTTCATCAAGACGAAGAAGCCGCTGCCCATCGGCACGCGCTTCCTCTTCAAGCTGACCGTGCCGCACCGGGAGGCGCCCTTCGAGCTGTTGGGCGAGGTGGTCTGGTCCAAGGCGGACGGCGACGAGCCGGGCATGGGCATCCGCTTCATCTACAGCAGCGATGCGCAGCGGGTGGAGTTCGAGACGGTGGTGGAGCGGCTGATGTCCGACAGCCTGGGCCCCGAGCTCACCGAGAAGCTGCTCAACAAGCCGCTGCACCCCCAGCATCCATGA
- a CDS encoding DUF192 domain-containing protein, which produces MMTPRRLALVVLPLLLGACQQSAEGRQPTPPPAPVKPPVTDVTAKDYVSPPLPRAYVRLKDAFGGVHRVEVEVAATPDARTRGLMWRTELADGKGMLFLFPSQEMQGFWMRNTLIPLDMFFITSDLHVAGIVSRAVPKTLESRSVGVPSQYVLEVPGGWAEKVSVRKGSPVEFEGVSGIEIVP; this is translated from the coding sequence ATGATGACCCCGCGTCGGCTCGCGCTCGTGGTGCTTCCGCTGCTCCTGGGCGCCTGTCAGCAGAGCGCGGAGGGCCGCCAACCCACTCCGCCCCCGGCCCCCGTGAAGCCTCCCGTCACCGATGTCACCGCGAAGGACTACGTGAGCCCGCCGCTGCCCCGTGCCTATGTGCGGCTCAAGGACGCGTTCGGTGGGGTGCACCGCGTGGAGGTGGAGGTCGCAGCCACGCCGGATGCCCGCACGCGGGGCCTGATGTGGCGCACGGAGCTCGCGGACGGCAAGGGCATGTTGTTCCTCTTCCCGTCGCAGGAGATGCAGGGCTTCTGGATGCGCAACACGCTCATCCCGCTGGACATGTTCTTCATCACCTCGGACCTGCACGTCGCGGGCATCGTGTCGCGCGCGGTGCCGAAGACGCTCGAGTCGCGCTCGGTGGGGGTGCCCAGCCAGTACGTGCTCGAGGTGCCCGGGGGCTGGGCGGAGAAGGTGAGTGTCCGCAAGGGCAGCCCCGTCGAGTTCGAGGGCGTGTCGGGAATCGAAATCGTTCCCTGA